In one Microvirgula aerodenitrificans DSM 15089 genomic region, the following are encoded:
- the argC gene encoding N-acetyl-gamma-glutamyl-phosphate reductase, producing the protein MIKVGIVGGTGYTGVELLRLLSRHPGVELKAITSRKEAGLRVDAMFPSLRGRVDLAFSAPESAGLAQCDVVFFATPNGIAMNEAVALLDAGVRVIDLAADFRIRDIAEWEKWYGMTHAAPSLVAEAVYGLPEVNREAIRDARLIANPGCYPTAVQLGFLPLIEAGVIDTATLIADCKSGVSGAGRKAEVGALFAESTDSFKAYGVAGHRHLPEIRQGLSRVSGAPVGLTFVPHLTPMVRGIHATLYGRLDRDIDLQALFEQRYHDEPFVDVLPAGSHPETRSVRGANLCRIAVHRPQGGDTVVVLSVIDNLVKGAAGQAVQNLNLMFGFDEAAGLDIVPLMP; encoded by the coding sequence ATGATCAAGGTCGGCATCGTCGGCGGCACCGGGTATACCGGAGTCGAACTCCTGCGCCTGCTTTCCAGGCACCCCGGGGTCGAGTTGAAAGCCATTACCTCGCGCAAGGAAGCCGGCCTGCGAGTCGATGCCATGTTCCCGAGCCTGCGCGGCCGGGTCGATCTGGCGTTTTCGGCGCCGGAGTCGGCCGGGCTGGCGCAGTGCGACGTGGTGTTCTTCGCCACGCCGAACGGCATCGCCATGAACGAGGCGGTGGCCCTGCTCGATGCCGGCGTGCGCGTGATCGACCTGGCTGCCGACTTCCGCATTCGCGACATCGCTGAATGGGAAAAGTGGTACGGCATGACGCATGCTGCGCCGTCGCTGGTGGCCGAGGCCGTGTACGGGCTGCCGGAAGTCAACCGCGAGGCCATCCGCGATGCGCGGCTGATTGCCAACCCGGGGTGTTACCCGACGGCGGTGCAACTGGGCTTCCTGCCGCTGATCGAGGCTGGCGTCATCGATACCGCGACGCTGATCGCCGACTGCAAGTCCGGCGTGTCCGGCGCCGGGCGCAAGGCGGAGGTCGGCGCGCTGTTTGCCGAGTCGACCGACAGCTTCAAGGCCTATGGCGTTGCCGGGCACCGCCACCTGCCGGAAATCCGTCAGGGCCTGTCGCGGGTGTCGGGCGCGCCGGTCGGGCTGACCTTCGTGCCGCACCTGACGCCGATGGTGCGCGGCATCCACGCCACGCTGTACGGCCGGCTGGACCGGGACATCGACCTGCAGGCACTGTTCGAGCAGCGCTATCACGATGAACCGTTCGTCGACGTACTGCCGGCCGGCAGTCACCCGGAAACGCGTTCGGTACGCGGCGCCAACCTGTGCCGCATTGCCGTGCACCGGCCGCAGGGCGGGGATACCGTGGTGGTGCTGTCCGTCATCGACAATCTGGTCAAGGGCGCGGCCGGGCAGGCAGTGCAGAACCTGAACCTGATGTTCGGCTTCGACGAGGCGGCCGGGCTGGATATCGTGCCGCTGATGCCCTGA
- the erpA gene encoding iron-sulfur cluster insertion protein ErpA, translated as MNAVTEMPLPLVFTDSAVSKVSELIAEEGNPDLKLRVFVTGGGCSGFQYGFTFDEIANEDDSQFVKGGVTLLIDPMSYQYLVGAEIDYQESIEGSQFVIKNPNATSTCGCGSSFSV; from the coding sequence ATGAACGCTGTAACCGAAATGCCGCTGCCGCTCGTTTTTACCGACAGCGCGGTGTCCAAGGTGAGCGAACTGATCGCAGAAGAAGGCAACCCTGATCTGAAGCTGCGCGTCTTCGTGACCGGCGGCGGTTGCTCCGGTTTTCAGTACGGTTTCACTTTTGACGAAATCGCCAACGAAGACGACTCCCAGTTCGTGAAGGGTGGCGTCACGCTGCTGATCGATCCGATGAGCTACCAGTATCTGGTCGGCGCGGAAATCGATTATCAGGAAAGCATCGAGGGCTCGCAGTTCGTGATCAAGAATCCGAATGCCACCTCGACCTGCGGTTGCGGGTCGTCGTTCTCGGTGTAA
- a CDS encoding CheR family methyltransferase, giving the protein MNASSLPSASSAFSREFDFTERDFERIRNAIRHYAGISLNVSKKDMVYGRLVKRIRSLGLGGFAVYLDLLESPAGRSELELFVNALTTNLTYFFREEHHFPLLAEHLKARAAAGATELRIWCSAASTGEEPYSIAITALEAVSGMARAPRIEVVASDLDTQVLKTAAEGVYAADVLAKLPPGLSARYFDRLPDGRGKAKAALRERLRFCRINLIESPVSWGLKSGFDAIFCRNVMIYFDRATQLEVLNKFAPLLRPDGLLFVGHSENFHQANPRFRLRGKTVYSLEPAAGSAPR; this is encoded by the coding sequence ATGAATGCCTCTTCCCTGCCGTCCGCCTCGTCCGCTTTTTCGCGTGAGTTCGATTTTACCGAGCGTGATTTCGAACGCATCCGCAACGCCATTCGCCACTATGCGGGCATTTCGCTGAACGTCAGCAAGAAGGACATGGTCTATGGCCGGCTGGTCAAGCGCATCCGCAGCCTCGGGCTCGGCGGCTTTGCCGTCTACCTGGATCTGCTGGAATCGCCGGCCGGTCGTAGCGAACTGGAGCTGTTCGTCAACGCGCTGACGACCAATCTGACCTACTTCTTCCGCGAAGAGCATCATTTCCCGCTGCTGGCCGAACACCTGAAGGCCCGTGCGGCCGCCGGCGCCACCGAGCTGCGCATCTGGTGCAGCGCGGCGTCGACCGGTGAGGAACCGTACTCGATCGCCATCACCGCGCTGGAAGCCGTCTCCGGCATGGCGCGGGCGCCGCGCATCGAAGTGGTCGCCTCTGACCTGGATACCCAGGTGCTGAAGACGGCAGCGGAAGGCGTGTATGCCGCCGACGTGCTGGCCAAGCTGCCGCCGGGGCTGTCGGCCCGCTACTTCGACCGCCTGCCCGATGGCCGTGGCAAGGCAAAGGCGGCGCTGCGCGAGCGCCTGCGCTTCTGCCGCATCAACCTGATCGAATCACCGGTGAGCTGGGGACTGAAGAGCGGCTTCGATGCCATCTTCTGCCGCAACGTGATGATCTATTTCGATCGCGCGACCCAGCTGGAAGTCCTTAACAAGTTTGCGCCGCTGCTGCGCCCGGATGGCCTGCTGTTTGTCGGCCACTCGGAGAATTTCCACCAGGCCAATCCGCGCTTCCGTCTGCGCGGCAAGACCGTGTATTCGCTGGAGCCGGCGGCGGGCAGTGCCCCCCGGTAA
- the rplM gene encoding 50S ribosomal protein L13: MKTFSAKPHEVKRDWFVVDATDLVLGRLAAEIAHRLRGKHKPEYTPHVDTGDYIVVVNVDKLRVTGNKALDKKYYRHTGYPGGIYERNFTELQNQFPERVLEKAVKGMLPKGPLGYAMIKKLKVYAGTEHPHTAQQPKALAI; the protein is encoded by the coding sequence ATGAAGACCTTCTCTGCCAAGCCGCATGAGGTGAAGCGCGACTGGTTCGTCGTCGACGCTACTGACCTGGTGCTCGGCCGCCTGGCCGCCGAGATCGCCCACCGCCTGCGTGGCAAGCACAAGCCGGAATACACTCCGCACGTCGATACCGGCGACTACATCGTAGTCGTCAACGTTGACAAGCTGCGTGTGACCGGCAACAAGGCACTCGACAAGAAGTATTACCGTCACACCGGCTACCCGGGCGGCATCTACGAGCGCAACTTCACCGAACTGCAAAACCAGTTCCCTGAGCGCGTTCTGGAAAAAGCCGTCAAGGGCATGCTGCCGAAGGGTCCGCTTGGTTACGCAATGATCAAGAAACTCAAGGTGTACGCTGGTACCGAGCACCCGCACACCGCGCAGCAGCCCAAGGCGCTGGCAATCTGA
- a CDS encoding D-amino acid dehydrogenase: MKVIVMGAGVVGVCTAWYLSRAGHEVVVIDRQGDAALETSFANGGQISVSQSVPWASPDAPLQILRWLGRADSPLLFRPKPDPRQWDWGVRFLLECRDSRLRRNMSQMLALGLYSRQSLQALREETGIHYDQCTRGIVCLYQTRKELDHAAECAEWMRPFGIDRRLVEPGELAALDPALANVAPTLAGATYCADDESGDAGLFTRKLAALCADNGVRFLFNTRINALEHDGQQLTGVSVTGPDGFYRSEHADAYVLALGSHSPLLAQPLGVHLPVYPTKGYSATFAVSDPSRAPQLSITDESHHIVFSRLGDRLRVAGTAELSGYSSHLDPVRCAALTTRAQALFPDAADYTRPQYWTGLRPSTPSNVPLIGRVRRYGNLFLNTGHGTLGWTEGPGSGRLLADIISGRPAGIDFALFR; the protein is encoded by the coding sequence ATGAAAGTCATCGTGATGGGCGCCGGCGTGGTCGGCGTATGCACAGCCTGGTATCTGTCCCGGGCCGGGCACGAGGTGGTCGTGATCGACCGCCAGGGCGACGCCGCGCTGGAAACCAGCTTTGCCAATGGCGGCCAGATCTCGGTCAGCCAGTCGGTGCCGTGGGCCTCGCCGGACGCGCCGCTGCAGATCCTGCGCTGGCTGGGGCGGGCTGATTCACCGCTGCTGTTCCGGCCGAAGCCGGACCCGCGGCAGTGGGACTGGGGCGTGCGCTTCCTGCTCGAGTGCCGCGACAGCCGCCTGCGGCGGAACATGAGCCAGATGCTGGCGCTCGGCCTGTACAGCCGGCAGAGCCTGCAGGCGCTGCGTGAGGAAACCGGCATCCACTATGACCAGTGCACCCGGGGCATTGTCTGCCTGTACCAGACCCGCAAGGAACTGGACCACGCCGCCGAATGCGCCGAGTGGATGCGCCCGTTCGGCATCGACCGTCGCCTGGTCGAACCGGGGGAACTGGCCGCGCTCGACCCGGCGCTGGCGAACGTTGCACCGACCCTGGCCGGCGCGACCTACTGTGCGGACGACGAGAGCGGCGACGCCGGTCTGTTCACCCGCAAGCTGGCTGCCCTGTGTGCCGACAACGGGGTCCGCTTCCTGTTCAACACCCGCATCAATGCGCTGGAGCATGACGGGCAGCAACTGACCGGCGTGTCGGTGACCGGGCCGGACGGCTTCTATCGCAGCGAACATGCCGATGCCTACGTGCTGGCGCTGGGCAGCCATTCACCGCTGCTGGCGCAGCCGCTGGGCGTGCACCTGCCGGTGTATCCGACCAAGGGCTATTCGGCCACCTTTGCCGTGAGCGACCCGTCGCGGGCGCCGCAGCTCAGCATCACCGACGAATCCCACCATATCGTGTTCTCGCGGCTTGGCGACCGCCTGCGCGTGGCCGGCACGGCAGAACTCAGCGGTTACTCCAGTCACCTTGACCCGGTGCGCTGCGCGGCGCTGACCACCCGGGCGCAGGCGCTGTTCCCGGATGCGGCGGACTACACCCGGCCGCAGTACTGGACCGGACTGCGGCCGTCGACGCCATCGAATGTGCCGCTGATCGGCCGGGTGCGCCGCTATGGCAACCTGTTCCTGAATACCGGCCACGGCACGCTCGGCTGGACCGAGGGCCCGGGGTCCGGCCGCCTGCTGGCCGACATCATCAGTGGCCGGCCGGCCGGCATCGACTTCGCCCTGTTCCGCTAG
- the rpsI gene encoding 30S ribosomal protein S9, with amino-acid sequence MNGKYYYGTGRRKSAVARVFMIKGSGKITVNGKPVDEYFARETGRMVIRQPLTLTEHLDSFDILVNVVGGGETGQAGAVRHGITRALIDFSTELKPTLSAAGFVTRDAREVERKKVGLHKARRRKQFSKR; translated from the coding sequence ATGAACGGCAAATACTACTACGGCACTGGCCGCCGCAAGAGCGCGGTAGCACGTGTGTTCATGATCAAGGGTTCGGGCAAGATCACCGTCAACGGCAAGCCGGTTGACGAATACTTCGCCCGCGAAACCGGCCGCATGGTGATCCGCCAGCCGCTGACCCTGACCGAACATCTCGACTCGTTCGACATCCTTGTCAACGTCGTCGGTGGTGGCGAAACCGGTCAGGCCGGTGCTGTGCGTCACGGCATCACCCGTGCTCTGATCGACTTCTCGACCGAACTCAAGCCGACCCTGTCGGCCGCCGGCTTCGTGACTCGCGATGCTCGTGAAGTTGAACGGAAGAAAGTCGGTCTGCACAAGGCCCGTCGCCGCAAACAGTTCTCCAAGCGTTAA